From a region of the Deltaproteobacteria bacterium genome:
- a CDS encoding cysteine--tRNA ligase, producing the protein MPLHFYNTLTGKDEAFVPLTPEKVRMYVCGVTVYDKSHIGHARALVTFDVVYRYLRFLGYEVTFVRNFTDVDDKIINRANQRGISSQELSELYIREFNEDMTALRCLPPTHEPRATHHIPEMIVIIRELEAKGLAYAADGDVYFAVDRFPGYGKLSHRRLEDMMAGARIEIDERKHHPMDFALWKGSKPGEPFWDSPWGPGRPGWHIECSAMCSKYLGQPFDIHGGGSDLIFPHHENEIAQSEGAHGQILARYWLHNGMVTVEQEKMSKSLGNFLTISEALTKTTPEILRFVLLSTHYRMPLDFSEQKLEEAEKGLVRIYETLARVDAVLAANAPQSLAEEPSSTSALSTQHSALFHRFREAMDDDCNTARALGVIFESVRELNRALDAGESATLASVRRDLAAISAVLGIMAEPPARFLEERKQRGLHQTQLTPAMIEQLIADRVAARKARDFKQADAIRVQLADMGVILKDGPTGTTWTIEAGRKP; encoded by the coding sequence ATGCCTTTACATTTCTACAATACGCTTACCGGGAAAGACGAAGCTTTCGTTCCGCTGACGCCAGAAAAGGTGCGGATGTACGTCTGCGGTGTGACGGTGTACGACAAGTCGCATATCGGTCACGCCCGCGCCTTGGTGACTTTCGATGTGGTCTACCGCTATCTGCGGTTTTTGGGCTACGAGGTCACGTTCGTCCGCAACTTTACCGATGTCGATGACAAGATCATCAACCGCGCTAATCAACGCGGCATTTCCTCGCAAGAACTGTCGGAGTTGTACATCCGCGAGTTCAATGAAGACATGACGGCGTTGCGCTGCCTGCCGCCGACGCACGAGCCGCGCGCCACCCACCATATCCCCGAAATGATCGTCATTATCCGAGAGTTGGAAGCCAAGGGGTTAGCGTATGCGGCGGACGGCGATGTCTATTTCGCCGTGGATCGTTTTCCCGGCTACGGCAAATTGTCCCATCGTCGTCTGGAGGACATGATGGCCGGCGCGCGCATTGAAATTGATGAGCGCAAACATCATCCCATGGACTTTGCCCTGTGGAAAGGCAGCAAACCTGGGGAGCCCTTTTGGGACAGTCCGTGGGGACCGGGTCGGCCGGGTTGGCATATCGAGTGCTCGGCGATGTGCAGCAAATATCTTGGGCAGCCGTTCGACATTCACGGCGGTGGCTCAGACTTGATTTTCCCGCACCATGAAAATGAAATCGCGCAATCCGAAGGGGCACACGGGCAAATACTGGCGCGCTACTGGCTGCACAACGGCATGGTGACTGTGGAACAAGAGAAAATGTCCAAGTCGTTGGGAAACTTCCTCACCATCAGCGAAGCCTTGACGAAAACCACCCCGGAAATTCTCCGCTTCGTTTTGCTTTCCACGCACTATCGCATGCCGCTGGATTTCTCCGAACAAAAGCTGGAAGAGGCGGAGAAAGGACTCGTGCGCATCTACGAAACCTTGGCCCGAGTGGATGCCGTTCTCGCCGCGAACGCTCCGCAGTCGCTCGCCGAAGAGCCTTCTTCAACCTCAGCACTCAGCACTCAGCACTCAGCACTTTTTCATCGTTTCCGGGAAGCGATGGATGACGACTGCAATACTGCCCGCGCGCTCGGTGTGATTTTCGAGTCTGTGCGGGAATTGAATCGGGCCTTGGATGCCGGAGAGTCGGCAACGCTTGCCTCCGTTCGCCGGGACTTAGCGGCAATCAGTGCGGTGCTTGGCATCATGGCCGAACCACCAGCGCGGTTTCTGGAAGAGCGGAAGCAACGTGGTTTGCACCAGACGCAGTTGACTCCCGCCATGATCGAGCAACTGATTGCCGATCGGGTGGCGGCGC